A single Candidatus Zixiibacteriota bacterium DNA region contains:
- a CDS encoding sodium:solute symporter family protein: MLAGRKLSAPVLVGTLLATWIGSGSIIAAAGLAYENGFPALWFDAGVWLALIVLYLVAGRARRFGQFTVPDILEVRYNKYARLLGAVVIIVAYTAIVSYQFRAGGMVLNLVTGISESNGILITAIFVIGYTALAGMVSVVYTDVVNGIMMTVGLVLALPFLISRAGGWETIVQSLPETNFQILGTLSITDALAFALPTMLLLLGESCMYQRFFSAKDEKTAKRSVIGWIIGTIFIETIIVILAVVGSSLYPDIKPDMVILHSVKEGLPLIVGCIALAAIVAVIVSTADSFLLAPSTNFMRDIYQRFIDPEVSQKNMVLYSRITVVILGIIAFAQVRFFGSVLEMALYAYTMYGVGITPAVLAAFFWKRATAAGGVSSIAAGMIVTVLWETLGQASETPTIYPALAASLLCLVVVSLAGKAPDKTKWQPFF, translated from the coding sequence ATGCTGGCCGGTCGAAAACTATCCGCGCCCGTGCTTGTGGGAACACTGCTCGCGACATGGATCGGTTCAGGATCCATAATCGCGGCCGCCGGGCTCGCCTATGAAAATGGATTCCCAGCACTGTGGTTCGATGCCGGAGTTTGGCTGGCTCTTATTGTACTCTATTTGGTGGCGGGCCGGGCTAGGAGGTTCGGGCAGTTTACTGTGCCGGATATTCTTGAGGTCCGCTACAATAAGTACGCCCGCCTTCTTGGCGCAGTCGTAATTATCGTAGCCTACACGGCTATTGTGTCATACCAGTTCCGCGCCGGTGGCATGGTGTTGAATCTGGTTACCGGCATTTCAGAGAGCAACGGCATTCTCATCACTGCAATTTTTGTCATTGGCTACACCGCTTTGGCGGGGATGGTCTCAGTTGTCTATACCGATGTTGTCAACGGCATTATGATGACAGTTGGTCTGGTGCTCGCGCTTCCTTTTCTAATTTCTCGCGCAGGCGGGTGGGAGACAATCGTCCAATCACTGCCTGAGACCAATTTTCAGATTCTTGGCACGCTCTCGATAACCGATGCCCTGGCCTTCGCCCTGCCCACGATGCTCCTTCTATTGGGCGAATCATGCATGTACCAGCGGTTCTTCTCTGCCAAAGATGAGAAGACAGCAAAACGCTCGGTGATCGGTTGGATAATCGGCACGATCTTCATCGAAACAATAATAGTAATTCTTGCGGTTGTGGGCAGTTCGCTCTATCCAGATATCAAACCGGACATGGTAATTCTCCACTCGGTCAAAGAAGGTTTGCCTTTGATTGTGGGCTGTATCGCTCTGGCAGCGATCGTGGCAGTCATTGTTTCCACTGCCGATTCTTTCCTGCTTGCGCCGTCGACAAACTTCATGCGGGATATTTACCAGCGCTTTATTGATCCCGAAGTTTCTCAGAAAAATATGGTGCTCTACTCCCGAATCACCGTCGTGATTTTGGGCATAATCGCTTTTGCCCAAGTCAGATTTTTCGGGTCAGTGCTTGAAATGGCGCTCTATGCCTATACAATGTACGGTGTCGGAATAACCCCGGCAGTTTTGGCGGCATTCTTTTGGAAGCGAGCAACTGCGGCTGGCGGTGTTTCTTCGATAGCCGCCGGAATGATTGTCACTGTTCTATGGGAAACCTTGGGACAGGCGAGCGAAACCCCTACAATCTATCCCGCCCTTGCGGCCTCGCTTCTGTGTCTTGTTGTTGTGAGTCTGGCAGGCAAAGCGCCGGACAAAACCAAATGGCAGCCGTTCTTCTAA
- a CDS encoding cupin domain-containing protein, translating into MPFFDKEQIDQAAYEDLYGGIGEISYKDFFVGKSNLPIRFQIWTIPPGGSEGEHSHEGAENLEEIYYVIEGTAEVQLPGGNKLISAGEAMLTGPNEPHGIINAGTDTLKLVVIYGKATGPHVPV; encoded by the coding sequence ATGCCATTTTTCGATAAGGAACAGATCGACCAGGCCGCATACGAGGACCTCTATGGAGGTATCGGCGAAATTTCATACAAAGATTTTTTTGTCGGCAAAAGCAATCTTCCGATTCGATTTCAAATCTGGACAATCCCTCCCGGAGGCTCCGAAGGAGAGCACAGCCACGAAGGCGCGGAAAATCTTGAAGAGATTTATTATGTCATTGAAGGCACAGCCGAGGTCCAATTGCCCGGCGGCAACAAACTAATTAGCGCCGGCGAAGCAATGCTGACCGGGCCAAATGAACCGCATGGCATTATCAATGCCGGCACTGATACGCTAAAGCTCGTTGTTATCTACGGTAAAGCAACCGGACCGCATGTCCCGGTCTGA